In one window of Polaromonas naphthalenivorans CJ2 DNA:
- a CDS encoding efflux transporter outer membrane subunit, producing MPAGIEKKALQSRHAGNFPSLFTGLIASLLMAGCMTQPAYRTPEVRMPAAWHAPQPHAGSRQQLADWWARFDDPVLSRLIHTAEEGSPSLAQAAARIAGARATLASSQAGALPSVSGSAALSRARQAQGSGQGQGQPGSSTLTSRSAGLDASWEIDLFGKLRKGSEAAEARLEARVADWHDARVSLAAEVADNYVQFLGCRMLAEAYQAEAASQASTLRITQTAITAGLTARADGDLAAASAANANVTAIAQGIECGVLLKALVALTGESEPALGLVLDTQPPALRDPEGISVASVPGNLLRQRPDLAASERALAAAYADIGQADADRYPSLSLGGSISLSASSLASSATSWSFGPSLSVPVFDGGKRKAAVASAEASYQEALASYQNAVRSAVKEVEQALLRLDGAARRYQDAERAAQGYRRYFEAVEKNWRAGNVSLLDLEEARRSAITAESTLSTLKRDRLRYWIALYKALGGGWSTQAQSAAPASAPGAKPPASGHNIGPLSDTLASAASSNQGFAP from the coding sequence GTGCCAGCAGGAATCGAGAAAAAGGCTTTGCAAAGCCGCCATGCCGGGAATTTCCCCAGCCTGTTCACCGGCCTGATCGCCAGCCTGCTGATGGCTGGCTGCATGACCCAGCCGGCCTACCGCACGCCCGAAGTGCGCATGCCCGCCGCCTGGCATGCGCCCCAGCCGCATGCCGGCAGCCGCCAGCAGCTGGCCGACTGGTGGGCGCGCTTTGACGACCCGGTACTGAGCCGGCTGATTCACACTGCCGAAGAGGGCAGCCCTTCGCTGGCGCAGGCGGCGGCGCGCATTGCCGGCGCGCGCGCCACGCTGGCTTCCAGCCAGGCCGGCGCCCTTCCTTCGGTGAGCGGCAGTGCGGCCCTCAGCCGGGCACGCCAGGCGCAGGGCAGCGGGCAAGGCCAGGGGCAGCCGGGCAGCAGCACCCTCACCAGCCGCAGCGCCGGGCTGGATGCCTCATGGGAAATCGACCTGTTCGGCAAGCTGCGCAAGGGCAGCGAAGCCGCCGAGGCCCGGCTCGAAGCGCGGGTGGCCGACTGGCACGATGCACGGGTGTCGCTGGCAGCCGAGGTTGCCGATAACTATGTGCAGTTCCTGGGCTGCCGGATGCTGGCCGAGGCCTACCAGGCAGAAGCCGCCTCCCAGGCCAGCACCTTGCGCATCACCCAGACCGCCATCACCGCCGGCCTCACCGCAAGAGCCGACGGCGACTTGGCGGCGGCCAGCGCTGCGAATGCGAATGTCACCGCCATCGCCCAGGGCATCGAGTGCGGCGTCCTGCTCAAGGCACTGGTGGCCCTGACGGGCGAGAGCGAGCCCGCGCTGGGGCTTGTGCTGGATACGCAGCCGCCGGCCCTGCGCGACCCCGAGGGCATCAGCGTGGCCAGCGTGCCGGGCAATTTGCTGCGCCAGCGCCCCGACCTGGCGGCCAGCGAGCGGGCGCTGGCCGCTGCCTATGCGGACATCGGACAGGCCGACGCCGACCGCTATCCCAGCCTGTCGCTGGGCGGCTCGATCTCGCTGTCCGCTTCCAGCCTGGCCTCATCGGCTACCAGCTGGTCCTTTGGCCCGTCCCTGTCGGTGCCCGTGTTCGACGGCGGCAAGCGAAAGGCGGCCGTGGCATCGGCCGAGGCCAGCTACCAGGAAGCGCTGGCCAGCTACCAGAACGCGGTGCGCAGCGCCGTGAAGGAGGTCGAGCAGGCCTTGCTCAGGCTGGACGGCGCGGCGCGGCGCTACCAGGATGCGGAGCGCGCCGCCCAGGGTTATAGACGCTACTTCGAGGCGGTTGAAAAAAACTGGCGGGCCGGCAATGTCAGCCTGCTCGACCTGGAAGAGGCGCGCCGCTCGGCCATCACGGCCGAAAGCACGCTCAGCACGCTCAAGCGCGACCGGCTGCGCTACTGGATTGCCCTGTACAAGGCGCTGGGCGGCGGCTGGTCAACCCAGGCGCAAAGCGCTGCGCCGGCTTCTGCCCCAGGTGCCAAGCCGCCGGCAAGCGGACACAACATCGGCCCGCTCAGCGACACGCTGGCCAGCGCGGCTTCATCAAACCAAGGATTTGCGCCATGA
- a CDS encoding HAMP domain-containing sensor histidine kinase, whose amino-acid sequence MTIRFPTSRLFWKLFLAIWLATMLTFVCGALYIMLSGEHFPDHPRPGFPWLPVLSASVANGLVSMGLAWYLSLPLRHLRWALRRVAEAQFDTRIVPLMGARRDEIVDLAGEFDSMAARLQQLTQQRQQLFHDVSHELRSPLARMQAAIGLMHQNPAQTGPMVERIECETQRMDVLIEELLTFHRLEAGTPISQRGRTDVIELLTAISHDASFEAAMRGCSVVFSASDEFVAEVDGELIYRAFENVIRNAVKYTAPGSPVQISACILENTQGASAASPARRMLQVTVQDQGPGVAAEFCERIFEPFQRLGDMAPKPLTPARPVPGTGLGLAIARRAIAAHGGTIRAFPGSGGGLCVTILIPSN is encoded by the coding sequence ATGACCATCAGATTCCCCACAAGCCGCCTGTTCTGGAAGCTTTTTCTGGCCATCTGGCTGGCGACGATGCTGACGTTTGTGTGCGGCGCGCTCTACATCATGCTGAGCGGCGAGCATTTTCCAGACCATCCAAGGCCCGGCTTTCCCTGGCTGCCCGTGCTGTCTGCCTCGGTGGCCAACGGCTTGGTCAGCATGGGCCTGGCCTGGTATTTGTCACTGCCGCTGCGGCACCTGCGCTGGGCGCTGCGCCGGGTCGCCGAGGCCCAGTTCGACACCCGCATCGTGCCCCTGATGGGCGCGCGGCGCGATGAAATCGTGGACCTGGCGGGCGAATTCGACAGCATGGCCGCACGCCTGCAGCAGCTGACCCAGCAGCGCCAGCAGCTGTTTCACGATGTCTCGCACGAGTTGCGCTCGCCCCTGGCGCGCATGCAGGCAGCCATCGGCCTGATGCACCAGAACCCGGCGCAGACAGGGCCCATGGTCGAGCGCATCGAATGCGAGACGCAGCGCATGGACGTGCTGATCGAGGAACTGCTCACCTTTCACCGGCTGGAAGCCGGCACGCCCATCTCCCAGCGCGGCCGCACCGATGTGATCGAGTTGCTCACGGCGATTTCGCACGACGCCTCTTTCGAAGCCGCCATGCGCGGCTGCTCGGTGGTGTTCTCGGCGAGCGACGAGTTCGTGGCCGAGGTCGATGGCGAGCTGATCTACCGCGCTTTTGAAAACGTGATCCGCAATGCCGTCAAGTACACGGCGCCCGGCAGCCCGGTCCAGATCAGCGCGTGCATTCTCGAAAACACCCAGGGCGCCAGCGCGGCGAGCCCGGCCAGACGCATGCTGCAGGTCACGGTGCAGGACCAGGGGCCGGGCGTGGCGGCGGAGTTTTGCGAACGCATCTTCGAGCCCTTCCAGCGGCTTGGAGACATGGCGCCCAAGCCGTTGACGCCAGCCAGGCCGGTGCCGGGCACCGGCCTGGGGCTGGCCATCGCGCGGCGCGCCATCGCCGCGCACGGCGGCACGATACGGGCTTTTCCGGGCAGCGGCGGCGGGCTGTGCGTGACGATTCTGATTCCGTCGAACTGA
- a CDS encoding efflux RND transporter periplasmic adaptor subunit — MTVFRFKGGLTRTTVAQLAFGATVCLAVVAWLVQSMLPAAAAESAEDAVAAPSAALTVQLATPSTQDWPQIVQASGPLAPWQEAVVGTETGSLRITELLVDVGSTVKRGQLMARLADETVQADLSKQNAALDQARLNLSQAQANLQRTRAVAESGALSGQKMDEYIIDEALKRVALASSEADQKSTRIRLAQTRIVAVDDGVVSARSAVLGNVVPAGTELFRLVRQGRIEWRAELDAQQLARVRQGQAARLTLPGGVAASGTVRLVAPTLSTSTGRATVYVSLAPGSGAQAGMFASGTIELAQAPALTLPQSAVVLRDGRSDVYQLNPDGVTVTRRTVVTGRRQGDRVEVVSGLEASARVVASGGAFLSEGSRVQVEGGKAKAQAPVSIQKRTTRNLLTGLRLNPAGTERGQA; from the coding sequence ATGACTGTTTTTCGTTTCAAGGGCGGCCTGACCCGCACGACCGTCGCCCAGCTCGCTTTTGGCGCCACGGTCTGCCTGGCCGTCGTGGCATGGCTGGTGCAGTCCATGCTGCCGGCGGCTGCGGCTGAATCAGCCGAGGACGCCGTGGCGGCGCCCAGCGCCGCGCTCACGGTGCAGCTGGCCACCCCCAGCACCCAGGACTGGCCCCAGATCGTGCAGGCCAGCGGCCCGCTGGCGCCCTGGCAGGAAGCGGTGGTCGGCACTGAGACTGGCAGCCTGCGCATCACCGAACTGCTGGTGGACGTGGGCAGCACGGTCAAGCGCGGGCAGCTGATGGCGCGCTTGGCCGATGAGACGGTGCAGGCTGACCTGAGCAAGCAAAATGCCGCGCTCGACCAGGCTAGGTTGAACCTGTCGCAGGCGCAGGCCAACCTGCAGCGCACCAGGGCCGTGGCCGAAAGCGGCGCCCTGTCGGGCCAGAAGATGGACGAATACATCATTGACGAGGCCCTCAAGCGGGTGGCGCTGGCGTCCAGCGAGGCGGACCAGAAAAGCACCCGCATCCGCCTGGCGCAGACCCGCATCGTGGCGGTCGATGACGGCGTGGTGTCGGCGCGCTCGGCGGTGCTGGGCAACGTGGTGCCCGCCGGCACCGAGCTGTTTCGCCTGGTGCGCCAGGGGCGCATCGAATGGCGCGCCGAACTCGATGCGCAGCAGCTGGCGCGGGTGCGGCAGGGGCAGGCTGCCCGCCTGACGCTGCCGGGCGGCGTTGCCGCCAGCGGCACGGTGCGGCTGGTGGCGCCCACCCTGAGCACCAGCACCGGGCGGGCAACGGTCTATGTCAGCCTGGCGCCGGGCAGTGGCGCGCAGGCCGGCATGTTCGCCAGCGGCACGATTGAGCTGGCCCAGGCGCCGGCCCTGACACTGCCGCAGTCGGCCGTGGTGCTGCGCGATGGCCGCAGCGATGTCTATCAGCTGAACCCGGACGGCGTCACGGTGACCCGCCGCACGGTCGTGACCGGACGCCGCCAGGGCGACCGGGTGGAAGTGGTGTCGGGCCTGGAGGCCAGCGCCCGCGTGGTGGCCAGCGGCGGCGCTTTCCTGTCGGAAGGCTCGCGGGTCCAGGTTGAAGGCGGCAAGGCCAAGGCCCAGGCGCCTGTCAGCATCCAAAAAAGGACCACCAGGAACCTGCTGACCGGCCTGCGCCTGAACCCAGCCGGCACCGAGCGGGGCCAGGCATGA
- a CDS encoding response regulator transcription factor produces the protein MTSVLLVDDDNELTLMLVQYLSLEGFAVQATNDSETGVAQALSGRFEIVVLDVMMPRLSGMEALRRIRAGSQIPVIMLTARGDNIDRIVGLEMGADDYVPKPCTPGELVARLRAIMRRVRPFVDDSQPAANHLKAGGLELWPGRRQAAWHGAPLELTGTEFSLLEVLVRQAGRLVSKQDLSKHVFGRPLAPFERRIDVHISSIRQKLGQRPDGQPWILGVRGMGYQLLSD, from the coding sequence ATGACCTCTGTGTTGCTGGTTGACGACGACAACGAACTGACCTTGATGCTGGTGCAATACCTCAGCCTTGAAGGGTTTGCGGTGCAGGCCACGAATGACAGTGAAACCGGTGTCGCCCAGGCGCTGAGCGGCCGCTTTGAAATCGTCGTGCTCGACGTGATGATGCCGCGCCTGTCGGGCATGGAGGCGCTGCGGCGGATTCGCGCCGGCAGCCAGATTCCGGTGATCATGCTGACGGCGCGGGGCGACAACATCGACCGCATCGTGGGCCTGGAAATGGGCGCTGACGACTATGTGCCCAAGCCCTGCACGCCGGGCGAGCTGGTGGCCCGGCTGCGCGCCATCATGCGCCGCGTGCGCCCTTTCGTCGATGACAGCCAGCCCGCCGCCAACCACCTCAAGGCCGGCGGGCTCGAACTCTGGCCCGGCCGCAGGCAGGCGGCCTGGCATGGCGCGCCGCTGGAGTTGACGGGCACCGAGTTCAGCCTGCTCGAAGTGCTGGTGCGGCAGGCCGGCAGGCTGGTCAGCAAGCAGGACCTGTCCAAGCATGTGTTTGGCCGGCCGCTGGCGCCGTTCGAGCGGCGCATCGATGTCCACATCAGCAGCATCCGGCAAAAGCTCGGGCAGCGGCCCGACGGGCAGCCCTGGATTCTGGGCGTGCGCGGCATGGGCTACCAGCTGTTGAGCGACTGA